In Nicotiana tabacum cultivar K326 chromosome 19, ASM71507v2, whole genome shotgun sequence, one DNA window encodes the following:
- the LOC107827726 gene encoding C-terminal binding protein AN-like gives MAHHNKTTSSSVTQQVPLVITLNCIEDTALEQECLSGIAVIEHVPLSRLAEARIESATAVLLHSLAFLPRAAQRRLRSWQLILCLGSSDRAVDSALASDLGLSRLVHVDVSRAEEVADTVMALILGLLRRTHLLSRHTLSASGWLGSVQPLCRGMRRCRGLVLGIIGRSASARSLATRSLAFNMSVLYFDVEGNGKVSRHSIRFPSAARRMDTLHDLLAASDLISLHCALTNETVQIINADCLQHLKPGAFLVNTGSSQLLDDCAVKQLLIEGGLAGCALDGAEGPQWMEAWVREMPNVLILPRSADYSEEVWMEIREKAISMLQSFFLDGVAPKDSVSDDEEESEIGYENERHQIQDVESTLQVSVSHQPIEDVAENSQKRLVNDSRESPSQLQGSIVSQNSSGRSEVKRSRSGKKAKKRHGRHKSQHKVDDSLAFEKESTSHHEDGATMSGTDQGVSSSSRFASPEDLRGRKIESIQDSSGVQLPKKGMDLSRKSAELLKDGYIIALHARHHPALHVSRQRVKGGGWFLDTMSDVTKRDPAAQFLVVFRSKDTIGLRSFTAGGKLLQINRRMEFVFASHSFDVWESWTFEGTMEECRLVNCRNPLAVLDVRVEVLAAVGEDGITRWLD, from the exons ATGGCGCACCACAACAAAACGACGTCGTCGTCGGttactcaacaagttcctctagTCATTACTCTCAATTGCATCGAAGACACAGCGTTAGAACAAGAATGCCTCTCCGGCATCGCAGTCATCGAGCACGTGCCTCTCAGCCGCTTAGCGGAAGCGCGGATCGAGTCAGCTACAGCCGTACTTCTTCACTCACTCGCGTTCCTCCCACGCGCGGCGCAACGTCGGCTCCGTTCGTGGCAGCTCATTCTCTGCCTCGGATCCTCCGACCGAGCCGTCGATTCCGCGTTGGCTTCCGACCTCGGACTCTCTCGACTTGTTCATGTCGACGTTAGCCGCGCTGAAGAGGTGGCGGATACTGTTATGGCGCTTATCCTCGGTTTGCTCCGCCGTACTCATCTCCTCTCTCGCCACACCTTATCGGCTTCCGGCTGGCTTGGCTCCGTTCAGCCGCTGTGTCGTGGAATGCGCCGGTGTCGTGGCCTTGTACTGGGAATTATTGGTAGATCTGCTTCGGCAAGGTCTTTGGCTACTCGGAGTTTAGCATTCAACATGAGCGTGCTCTATTTTGATGTCGAG GGAAATGGAAAAGTGAGCAGACACTCCATTAGATTTCCATCTGCTGCCAGGAGAATGGATACCCTTCATGACTTACTTGCTGCAAGCGACCTTATATCGTTACACTGTGCTCTAACAAATGAAACAGTTCAAATTATCAATGCAGATTGCTTGCAGCATTTAAAGCCTG gggcatttcttgttaataccgGTAGCAGCCAACTGTTAGATGATTGTGCTGTCAAACAACTTCTAATTGAGGGAGGCCTTGCCGGCTGTGCTTTGGATGGTGCTGAAGGGCCACAATGGATGGAAGCATGG GTAAGGGAGATGCCCAATGTTCTGATACTGCCACGCAGCGCAGATTATAGTGAAGAAGTGTGGATGGAAATAAGGGAGAAAGCTATTTCTATGCTGCAATCATTCTTCTTGGATGGTGTTGCTCCAAAGGATTCTGTATCTGACGATGAAGAAGAAAGCGAGATAGGGTATGAAAACGAACGACACCAAATACAAGATGTTGAAAGCACGTTGCAGGTTTCTGTTAGTCATCAACCCATTGAAGATGTTGCAGAGAACTCTCAGAAAAGATTAGTGAATGACTCGAGGGAATCACCTAGTCAGCTTCAAGGCTCCATAGTATCTCAAAATAGTTCTGGTAGATCTGAAGTAAAGCGAAGCCGATCaggtaaaaaggctaaaaagcggCATGGGCGCCATAAATCACAGCACAAAGTAGATGATTCTTTGGCATTTGAAAAGGAGAGTACGTCACACCATGAAGATGGTGCTACGATGAGCGGAACAGATCAAGGTGTGAGTTCCAGTTCACGATTTGCTTCTCCAGAAGATTTAAGAGGTAGGAAGATTGAATCAATACAGGATTCATCAGGGGTGCAGCTCCCGAAAAAAGGCATGGATCTCAGCAGAAAATCTGCGGAACTGCTGAAGGATGGTTATATTATAGCTTTACATGCAAGACATCACCCTGCTTTGCATGTCTCCAGACAAAGAGTTAAAGGGGGTGGTTGGTTCCTCGACACAATGTCAGATGTTACAAAAAGAGACCCAGCAGCACAGTTCCTTGTGGTTTTTAGAAGCAAG GATACAATTGGGTTGAGATCATTTACTGCTGGTGGGAAGTTATTACAG ATAAATAGGAGGATGGAATTTGTATTTGCGAGTCACAGTTTTGATGTTTGGGAAAGCTGGACATTTGAAGGTACTATGGAAGAATGTCGACTAGTGAACTGTAGGAATCCTCTG GCCGTTTTGGATGTACGCGTTGAAGTACTAGCAGCGGTTGGAGAAGATGGTATCACTAGATGGCTTGACTAG
- the LOC107827724 gene encoding protein REVEILLE 3-like: MTFLSHVSISRPEINQKHTQTSKVAVAFQKFWLIELHTHMVSVYPTPPAGQDFYYMGDPMKMGLPGLHSIQSGSNGASSHGNSNSGLVVPDDHNKKTRKPYTITKSRESWTEQEHDKFLEALQLFDRDWKKIEAFVGSKTVIQIRSHAQKYFLKVQKSGTSEHVPPPRPKRKAAHPYPQKAPKKVVSQVGSIQFQPPGALPEPGFGIGPDSLAVPGNTINFSPWTYDNVPAISTTHMRKDDAQLSSGGVVQNCSSSSNESMPRICTTKESNAQKESKKQMKVMPNFAQVYRFIGSVFDPSTRDHIQRLKKMDPIDVQTALMLMKNLSFNLLSPEFEDHRRFLSSYGLGAEKDKMDHPIKTDFRENAIRAV; the protein is encoded by the exons ATGACCTTTCTCTCTCATGTTTCTATTTCACGACCAGAAATAAATCAGAAACACACACAAACCTCTAAAGTTGCTGTAGCGTTTCAGAAATTTTGGTTGATAGAGCTACATACACATATGGTGTCTGTATATCCAACACCACCAGCGGGTCAAGATTTCTACTACATGGGGGATCCGATGAAAATGGGTCTTCCGGGTTTGCATTCGATACAATCTGGTTCTAATGGAGCGAGTAGTCATGGGAATTCGAATTCGGGTTTGGTGGTACCCGATGACCATAACAAGAAGACCCGAAAGCCCTATACAATTACCAAGTCTAGAGAGAGCTGGACTGAGCAGGAACATGACAAGTTTCTTGAAGCTCTTCAGCT CTTCGATCGTGATTGGAAAAAGATTGAAGCATTTGTTGGGTCGAAGACTGTTATCCAG ATCCGTAGCCATGCACAGAAATACTTTCTGAAGGTCCAGAAGAGTGGGACAAGTGAACATGTACCTCCCCCACGCCCAAAGAGAAAAGCAGCTCATCCTTATCcacaaaaagctccaaaaaagg TTGTGTCCCAAGTTGGCAGCATCCAATTTCAACCTCCAGGAGCTTTGCCTGAACCAGGATTTGGTATCGGGCCTGATTCTCTAGCAGTGCCTGGAAATACAATTAATTTCTCTCCCTGGACTTACGACAATGTGCCTGCTATCAGCACAACACACATGAGAAAAG ATGACGCACAATTATCCAGTGGAGGAGTCGTGCAAAAttgcagcagcagcagtaacgaGAGCATGCCTAGGATTTGTACGACTAAAGAGAGCAATGCCCAAAAGGAGAGCAAGAAGCAAATGAAAG TTATGCCAAACTTTGCACAAGTTTACAGGTTCATTGGCAGTGTCTTTGATCCAAGTACGAGGGACCACATACAGAGGCTAAAAAAGATGGACCCCATAGATGTTCAGACG GCACTGATGTTGATGAAGAATCTGTCCTTCAATTTATTAAGCCCTGAATTTGAGGATCAT AGGAGGTTTCTCTCATCGTATGGCTTGGGCGCTGAAAAAGATAAAATGGACCATCCTATAAAaactgattttagagagaatgCAATCCGAGCTGTCTAG
- the LOC107773152 gene encoding uncharacterized protein LOC107773152 encodes MVRTKVEIKRIEDKAKRHTTFTKRRQGLFKKAKELVKRCDAQAAVITFSLAGNVFAFGHPSVDDIVNRYIVATSAPEGDEIPVHKETEKKDKDVVIENNVDQEDEETTSFELPVGDMGMEELEEFEVAMVEMKKKVVDRINGIISSSKEEDLGLPYIQV; translated from the coding sequence ATGGTGCGTACAAAAGTAGAGATAAAGAGAATAGAGGATAAAGCTAAAAGGCATACCACTTTCACGAAACGTCGACAAGGTCTTTTTAAGAAAGCCAAGGAGTTGGTCAAAAGATGCGACGCTCAAGCCGCTGTTATCACGTTTTCTTTGGCCGGCAACGTCTTTGCCTTCGGCCATCCTTCTGTTGACGACATCGTAAACCGTTATATTGTCGCCACGTCAGCTCCTGAAGGCGATGAAATTCCGGTTCATAAAGAGACTGAAAAGAAGGATAAAGATGTAGTGATTGAGAATAATGTGGATCAGGAAGATGAAgagacgacgtcgtttgagttGCCAGTTGGAGATATGGGTATGGAGGAATTGGAGGAGTTTGAGGTTGCAATGGTGGAGATGAAGAAGAAGGTTGTTGATAGAATAaatgggataatttcaagctcaaAGGAGGAGGATCTTGGATTGCCATATATACAGGTTTAA